The Mycobacteriales bacterium DNA segment TGACCGCTTCGGCGGCGGTGAGGATGACGTAGCTGCCCGGGCTGAACCGCTCGGTCACGTCGGCGCCGGCCGTGGTCACGACGACGCCCTGGCCACCGTCCAACGGTCGGCCGTCGACCCGCTCGATGAGCAGCCCGAGCGGAGCCCGGGTCTGTTCGACCCGCAGGGTGCCGGTCGGCGGTACGGCGGCGACCGAGTCCCGGCCCGGCCGCGGCGCCAGGACGACGTCCGGGTCGCTGACGCTGCCGGCATGCACGTTGGCGGGCTTGCCGAACTCCTCGGCCACCACGTCCAGAAGTCGCGGCGGGGTCGGCAGCGTGTCCGACGGCCCGCTGCCCAGGGTGAACGTCTGGTCCCAGGAGATCGAGAAGAGGAACACGTCGATGCTCAGTGACCCATGGATGACGACCGGGCCGGGTCCCGCGATCGACCCGTCCAGGGTCACCGACGCGAAGCTGAAGCCCTCCACCGATACGTCGAAGCCGGCCGAGATCTTCGCCTCGAAGTGGAACGGCCGGAACTGCACGATCGCGTCGACCTGGACGAACCCGTGCGCCTCGATGACGAGGTCGATGCCGACCTCGAGCCGACCGCCGAACTGCACCGAGTTGGAGGTGATCGCGAAGTAACCCTCGACCCGGATGTCGATGATCGAGATCGGGTTGTCGATGGCCAGCCCCACCCGGCGCATCGCGGGTATCCGCGCCGGCTCCGGATTGAACCCCGGATAGAAGCCGCCGACCGACACGACGAAGTAACCGTTCGACCCCCAGCTGAACCGCATGGCGGCGTCGCCGTAGATCTCGAAGATGCCGAGTACGTGGCTGTCGACCAGGCTGGCGTCGATCGACACCAACTCCTGCACCGGATCGATCTCGCCGAGCAGATCGAGGCGCAGGTTGAGCACGAAGTCCAGGCCGGGTATCGCCGCCCGGGCGACGCCGAGGATGACGACCTTGCCGGTCGGGATCTCGACGACCACGCCGAGGTCGAGCGACAACAGGCTGCCTGATGGTCCGAACGACAGCCACGACACCCGCAGCGACGGGCCGACGAGATGGGTCCCCGGGTGGGCCGGAAAGAGATGATCGGCCGCGGTGACCAGCGCCAGCGGCGAAGCCGGTGGCCGGGTGGCGAACAGCACGTCACCGGCCGTGCCCGTGCGCACGGCCGCGCGCAGCGCGTCGGTATCGGCGCGGCGATTGACCCCGACGATGCCACCGACGCGGTCGAGGGAGAAGCCGAAGGACAGCTGGATCGGCGGCAGGAAGGCGATTCCGAGGATCGCCAGGAAAGACGGCTCGCCGTCGATCGTGGCCAGCACCGCCGCAGCACTAACCTGCGCCGGGCCGAGCGGCAACTCGAGCGTGCCGCCGTAACCGCCCGCGCCGGGCAGCCGCACGATCGAACCACCACCGGGCAGGCCGCCACCGAACGGCGAGGACAGTGACGCCGCGATCTCGCCGACCTCGAACGGACCGACCGGGATCGGCGCCGGAACCGTCCCGTCGGGCAACGTCGGCGGCTGGACAACCAGGGTCGACGACGCCACCGACAGGTGCACCGGCCCGAGGTCGACCTCGCCGTGGATGCCGCTGGTGGCGATGTCGCCGAGGTCGTCGGCAAGCCCGGCGAGCCCGGGCACGTCCGCCAGCACACCGAGCAGGAAGTCGGCGAGGTGGCCCGCGATCTGGTCACGGGCCGATTCCCACGCAGCCTGCGCCGCGGCAACCGACAGCGGGTCGCCGGCGAGCGCCGCCTCCAATGACTGGGCGGCCGCAACCAACTGCGTCAACTCGCTCTGCAGTTGGGCGTCGGCGCCGGCACTGAGCGCATCACGCAGCCGAACGGCGTACGACGTGACCTCGCCAGCGGCCATGCCATCCCTGTTCGCCCGAAGTTGGCTCACCCTAGCGCCCGGGCACTCCCGACGAGACGGTTCGCCGAAGACGCCGCGCCGCGGCCCTACGCCGTCACGTCTGGTCGGCGAATGCGTCGCCGACGACCGACCGGCACTCCTGCTCGTCGCAC contains these protein-coding regions:
- a CDS encoding DUF6603 domain-containing protein — its product is MAAGEVTSYAVRLRDALSAGADAQLQSELTQLVAAAQSLEAALAGDPLSVAAAQAAWESARDQIAGHLADFLLGVLADVPGLAGLADDLGDIATSGIHGEVDLGPVHLSVASSTLVVQPPTLPDGTVPAPIPVGPFEVGEIAASLSSPFGGGLPGGGSIVRLPGAGGYGGTLELPLGPAQVSAAAVLATIDGEPSFLAILGIAFLPPIQLSFGFSLDRVGGIVGVNRRADTDALRAAVRTGTAGDVLFATRPPASPLALVTAADHLFPAHPGTHLVGPSLRVSWLSFGPSGSLLSLDLGVVVEIPTGKVVILGVARAAIPGLDFVLNLRLDLLGEIDPVQELVSIDASLVDSHVLGIFEIYGDAAMRFSWGSNGYFVVSVGGFYPGFNPEPARIPAMRRVGLAIDNPISIIDIRVEGYFAITSNSVQFGGRLEVGIDLVIEAHGFVQVDAIVQFRPFHFEAKISAGFDVSVEGFSFASVTLDGSIAGPGPVVIHGSLSIDVFLFSISWDQTFTLGSGPSDTLPTPPRLLDVVAEEFGKPANVHAGSVSDPDVVLAPRPGRDSVAAVPPTGTLRVEQTRAPLGLLIERVDGRPLDGGQGVVVTTAGADVTERFSPGSYVILTAAEAVNRPPFDLLASGRELSLPDPPPFDPVAETRKVEQIVITGGHRHVLTGEVLALGDMAALTDAARRPPTLSDPTSMVAVDLEEWTTVAGGTFSSATAAHQSARYNDSVALAAIDAAAPVSLAGVV